The genomic region GAAGGAGATTTTGTAGCTTCTCAAATAAAGAAAATTAAGGAAGAAGAGAATAAGAGATATAGTGATTTTGCTATTCTTTACAGAACTAATGCTCAGTCTCGTATATTTGAAGAAAGTTTAAGAAGAAAAACCATTCCTTATAAAATAGTTGGTGGAACAAAATTCTATGATAGAAAAGAAATAAAGGATCTTTTATCTTACCTTAAGGTTCTAGTGAATCCAAATGATAGTATATCTTTAAGAAGAATTATTAATGTTCCTAAAAGAGGAATTGGAGATGCAACAGTAAATAAAGTATTAGATTTTGCAGAAGAATTTGATATATCTCTTTGGGATGCTTTAACTACTGTTAGAACTATTCCAACTCTTACAGCAAGAAACTGTTCTGGAATAGAAAAGTTTGTAGAGCTTATGGAAAACTTTATGGATTTAAGTGAAGTAATACCAGTATCAAATCTAATAGAAACAATTCTAAAAGATACAGGCTACCTTGCAGAACTTGAAAAATCTGGTGAAATAGAAGATAAGAGCAGAATAGAAAATTTAAAAGAATTAGTATCTGATGCTGTTGACTTTGAAAGAAGGAGCGAAGATAAGAGCCTTTCTGCATACTTAGAAGAAGTCTCATTAGTTCAGGATACAGATAAGTTAGATGAGGAAGAAGATTCAGTAGTATTAATGACAGTTCATAGCGCTAAGGGATTAGAGTTCCCAGTTGTATTTATGGTTGGAATGGAAAATGGAATTTTCCCAGGAGTTGCTTCCTTTAACAGCGAAGCAGAAATGGAAGAATCCAGAAGACTTTGCTATGTTGGAATAACAAGAGCTAAAGAACAATTATTTATGACTTCTGCAGAAGTAAGAAAACAATTTGGAAGAACTGTTGCATATGCACAGTCAGATTTTATAAATGAGATTAAAGCAAGTTTAAAAGAATATGTTTCAGGGAACCCTGAAAATAAAGAGAAAAGACCAGTAATGTTTGCAAGAGAAAGATACAACAATCCTCATGGTTTAATATCAAATAGTGAGAACAGCATAAAACAAGAAAATAAAGCAATTGCTGATACAGGAGAGTTTACCTTAGGAAGAAAAGTAAAACATAGCAAATTTGGAGTTGGAACAATAGTTTCAGCAGTAAATGTAGGTGATGATAAAAAGCTTACAATAGCTTTTGACCAACAAGGAATAAAGACGCTAATGTTGTCTTTTGCAAAACTAGAACTAATATAAAATTTTGTGGAGCAAAATTTTATAGTGCACAGTTTACAGGATAAAGTGTATAGTTAGGAAATAATTTAGTTCAGGCTGAATTATGAAAATATAATTTATAAAAACTAGACAGTAGTTTCAACCTTAACTGTGCATTATGAACTATGAACTTAAAAAGTGCTTTAGCACTTTTTATAAAGGGGGTTTATCATGGATAAGAAAAAGAGAATTGAAGAATTGGTAGAAGAACTTAATAGATATTCTTATGAGTATTATACTTTAGATAATCCATCAGTAACTGATAAGGAATATGATGAAAAGTATGATGAGTTAAGAAAGCTTGAAGAGGAAACAGGTTATGTTCTTCCTTATTCTCCTACTTTAAGAGTTGGAGATGGAATTTTAGAGGGCTTTAATAAATACAGCCATAAGGGAAGACTTTGGAGTTTAGATAAGGCACAAAGTATAGAAGCTTTAAGGGAATGGCATAACAAAAATCTTAAGTTCGTTAAGGAAATGAACGAAAGAGGAGAAAATCTGTCTCCTTTAAGATATGTTTTAACAAAGAAGTTTGATGGATTAACAATAAATTTAACTTATGATGAAACTGGAATTCTAATTAGTGCAGCCACAAGAGGAAATGGAGAAGTAGGAGAAGAAGTTACAGCACAAGTTAAGACAATTAAATCTATACCTTTAAAGATAAATTCAACTGATCTTTTTGAAGTTCATGGAGAAGCTATAATGACAACAGAAGCTTTTCAAAAATATAACGAAACAGCAGCTGTTCCTCTAAAAAACCTAAGAAATGGTGCTGCTGGAGCTTTAAGAAATTTAAATTTAAAGGAAACTGCAAAAAGAAATTTATCTGCCTTTTTCTATGATGTAGGCTACAAAGAGGGAGAACAATTTAAAAGTTATGAAGAAATGTTAAACTTTATAAAGGAAAAAGGCCTTCCTATAGATGATTATGTTAAGTACTGTACTAGCATAGAAGAAATAGAAAAGGAAATAAAATATATAGAAGATATAAGATTTGACTTAAATTACGATATAGATGGAGTAGTAATTGCAATAGATGATATAAGAACTAGAAATCTTATGGGATATACTATTAAATTCCCTAAATGGGCAATAGCTTACAAATTTGAAGCACAAGAAGCAACTACTAAACTGCTGGATGTTGAATGGAATGTTGGAAGAAGTGGAAGAGTTGGCCCAACAGCAATTTTAGAACCAGTTGAACTTGCAGGAGTTACAGTAAGGAGAGCGACTTTAAACAATATTGATGACATAAGAAGAAAAGGGGTAAGAATTGGAGCAGAGGTATTTGTTAGAAGATCAAATGATGTAATTCCTGAAATTATGGGAGTTTCAGAAGATTCTTTAGAGAATACGATAGAAATAAAAGTTCCAGAACATTGTCCGTCCTGTGGGGCAAAGCTTGTTCAAAATGGAGTTCATTATTTCTGTGAAAATACTTTATCCTGCAAGCCTCAAATGGTAAAATCTATAGTTCACTATGCTTCAAGGGATGCGATGAATATAGAAGGGTTTTCAGAAAAGACAGCAGAGCAGCTTTTTGAAAAACTAGATATAAGATCAATTGCAGAACTTTATAAATTAAAAAAAGAGGAGTTATTAACTCTTGAAAAGTTTGGTCCTAAGAAGGCAGATAATCTATTAAATGCAATAGAAAAAAGTAAGGATTGTGAATTGTTTAGATTTATATATGCTTTAGGAATACCAAATGTAGGAGTAAAAACAGCTAGAGATTTAGTTGAAAAATTTAAGTCTTTAGATGGCTTAAAAAATGCTAGTTTTGAAGAGCTTATAACAGTTCCAGATGTAGGTGGTATAGTAGCTAATTGCATAATTCAATTCTTTAAGGAAGAAAAAACCTTAGAAACAATAGATGAACTTCTAAGTCTTGGAGTTAATCCTAGATATGAAGAAAAAGAAATAGTAGAAAATAATTTCGCTGGAAAAACAGTTGTAGTAACTGGAACACTAAAGAATTATTCAAGAAATGAAATAAAAGAAAAACTTGTTAGTCTAGGGGCAAAGGTTTCAAGTAGTGTAAGTAAGAAAACAGATTATGTAATAGCTGGAGAAGAAGCGGGTTCAAAATTAGATAAGGCTATAGAGTTAGGAGTTAAGGTTGTAAGTGAAGAGGAATTTGAAGGACTTATATGAAGAAATCTTTAGCTTTATTGTAACTTCAGTAACAGTTATTACAAGTATAGCTATAGTTCTTACCTTCTTGACAACTTATAATTTTATTTTATTGCCAGCGTTCAGTACTTATTTTCCTCTTCAAATAAGCATTAGTATATGTATGTTATTGTGGGGAGTTAGATTTTATTTTAAAAAGATTGGGAGAAAAAAATATTTTTATTCTCTTGCTTTCTTATTAATTTCAATTGTTAGCTTAATATTTATGCTGATGTCAGTAAGATAAGAGTATTCATTTTTTACATTTTTATTACAAAAGTATTGTAGCAGAATAAAGAAGGAAGAATATAATATACTGTATTATTAAACCACTTCTTTATAAATTAGAAAAAGGGAAAAGATTGAAAAAATCTTTTCCCTTTTTGTTTTATTTTTCATACTTCTCAAATTTTTCTATGACTTCATTATAAATTTTATCTAAAATGCTAAAATCTATAGCTTTTACATAATAAGTTTCTAATTCAGCATGAACCTTGTGAGCTAAAGCAATAAGTTCTATAGCTTTATTTGTTAATTCATAGAAAATATTCTTATTATATTCTATTTCAGTCTTTAAAGTGGAAATAATAGAATTGTCACAGAAGTCTTCCATATTATAAACTTTTCCTTCAAAAGAACATTGGCTGATTTCATTTTCTGTTAAAATACAGGTTGAGATTTCAGGGATAAGGATATGTTCCAATCTAGTTGGAATAAATGGATCATGGAAGTATTCAACGAAGTAGCCTTTCCTTTGAGCAAGTTTG from Clostridium isatidis harbors:
- the ligA gene encoding NAD-dependent DNA ligase LigA encodes the protein MMDKKKRIEELVEELNRYSYEYYTLDNPSVTDKEYDEKYDELRKLEEETGYVLPYSPTLRVGDGILEGFNKYSHKGRLWSLDKAQSIEALREWHNKNLKFVKEMNERGENLSPLRYVLTKKFDGLTINLTYDETGILISAATRGNGEVGEEVTAQVKTIKSIPLKINSTDLFEVHGEAIMTTEAFQKYNETAAVPLKNLRNGAAGALRNLNLKETAKRNLSAFFYDVGYKEGEQFKSYEEMLNFIKEKGLPIDDYVKYCTSIEEIEKEIKYIEDIRFDLNYDIDGVVIAIDDIRTRNLMGYTIKFPKWAIAYKFEAQEATTKLLDVEWNVGRSGRVGPTAILEPVELAGVTVRRATLNNIDDIRRKGVRIGAEVFVRRSNDVIPEIMGVSEDSLENTIEIKVPEHCPSCGAKLVQNGVHYFCENTLSCKPQMVKSIVHYASRDAMNIEGFSEKTAEQLFEKLDIRSIAELYKLKKEELLTLEKFGPKKADNLLNAIEKSKDCELFRFIYALGIPNVGVKTARDLVEKFKSLDGLKNASFEELITVPDVGGIVANCIIQFFKEEKTLETIDELLSLGVNPRYEEKEIVENNFAGKTVVVTGTLKNYSRNEIKEKLVSLGAKVSSSVSKKTDYVIAGEEAGSKLDKAIELGVKVVSEEEFEGLI